Proteins found in one Zea mays cultivar B73 chromosome 1, Zm-B73-REFERENCE-NAM-5.0, whole genome shotgun sequence genomic segment:
- the LOC103637624 gene encoding uncharacterized protein yields the protein MEVVSGHWNYHGKPVVQNVLHKASEKSAHAKKWAEPHIETAKMKWIPVKEKLVVLKKNAEPYVQKVSTRSVEFYESSRDAVTPHVVKVKEFAHPYYQEAKKFSKPYIDQIAEITKPHVEKVRTTLKPYTKRAVHAYGSFLASATTYHRQAQATIMDYLHQHGVPKSLATKELVWFLASALLALPVFVIYRLVVETFCTKKNRRPRGGNGNGNHGQKRHKRRYADK from the exons ATG GAGGTTGTCTCAGGTCACTGGAATTATCATGGAAAACCTGTTGTGCAGAATGTTTTGCATAAG GCATCAGAAAAATCAGCACATGCAAAGAAATGGGCTGAACCACATATTGAGACTGCTAAGATG AAATGGATTCCTGTTAAGGAGAAATTGGTTGTCCTCAAGAAAAATGCAGAACCTTATGTACAGAAGGTATCGACAAGATCAGTGGAGTTTTATGAGTCATCAAGGGATGCTGTGACACCTCACGTTGTCAAAGTTAAAGAGTTTGCTCATCCCTACTACCAG GAAGCCAAGAAGTTTTCTAAGCCTTACATTGATCAAATTGCTGAGATCACTAAGCCACATGTTGAGAAAGTTAGAACTACTCTGAAGCCATACACTAAGAGAGCAGTTCATGCGTATGGGTCATTTCTTGCGTCTGCAACCACATACCATCGACAA GCTCAGGCGACCATCATGGACTACCTCCATCAGCATGGGGTACCCAAGTCACTTGCAACGAAGGAGTTAGTTTGGTTCCTG GCTTCTGCCTTGCTAGCTCTGCCTGTCTTCGTCATATACAGGCTTGTAGTAGAGACCTTCTG CACCAAAAAGAATAGAAGGCCTCGTGGCGGTAATGGTAACGGTAACCATGGCCAGAAGAGACACAAGCGGCGATACGCCGACAAGTAG